Genomic DNA from Polycladomyces subterraneus:
GGTTATCGGCTGATCCGCCAGCGCAGGCAACGACGCTCCAGGCCCTTGGCCAGCACATCGGCCAGCTTGCCAAGAAGTGCGTACAGCAATATACTCAACACCACCACGTCCATCTGCATAAATTCCCGAGCGTTCATAGCCATATACCCGATGCCGGTGTCGGAAGAGACGGTTTCCGCCACGATCAAGGTCAACCACATGATCCCGAGGGAATACCTTAATCCCACCAGAATGGAGGGCATCGCACCCGGCAACATCACTTTCCGAAATAGCATCCAGCCCCGAAGTCCGTAGACTTTCCCCATTTCGACGAGCCCGGGGTCGACGGAACGGATACCGTGAAAAGTGTTCAAGTAAATCGGAAAAAACACACCCATCGCAACGAGAAACAGTTTGACTTCCTCCCCGATGCCGAACCACAATATCGCCAGTGGGATCAAGGCAAGGTGTGGGATATTGCGGAGCATCTGGACGGTGGTGTCCAACAGCCGCTCCGCAACAGGAAAAAGTCCGTTCAAAAAGCCAAACACCAATCCGATGCTGCCCCCAATGGCCAACCCCCACAATGCACGTGAGGTACTGTCCCCGATATACCGAAACAGTTCACCTGATTCGGTCAAGTGAATGGCTGCCAGAACCACATCAGTCGGCTGGGGCAGTGTTCGCGTAGAAATCCAGCCGATATCCCCCAACCATTGCCACACAATCACCAGTACGATGGGAACACTCCAGGGAATCAACGGTTTAACCGTTTTGCGCAGTGGAAAGCCGCTGATCATCGGCAAACACTCCTTTCCGCTTTTTTGGAAAGTGATCGTTGGCGACGATCTCCCCAAACGGGCTGAGGATATGTTGCTTCGGAGCGGAAGGTATATTCTGGATGGGCAATTCCGGGAAGAGCAGTTCCGCCACCCGGTACGCCTCTTCCAAATGAGGGTATCCCGACAAAATAAATGTATCGATTCCCAATGCGGCATATTCCCTCATCCGTTCCGCCACTGTACGCGGATCACCGACGAGCGCGGTGCCGGCACCGCCCCGGACCAGACCAACCCCGGCCCACAGATTGGGGCTCACCTCCAAATCCTTTCTCGTGAACCCGTTCAGTTGCGACATTCGCTGCTGTCCGACGGAATCATATCGGGAAAGGACCCGTTTCGATGTTTGGATCACTTCGTCGTCCACATACCGGATCAAGCGGTTGGCGGCATCCCAAGCTTCTTGTTCCGTTTCCCGCACGATCACGTGCAGGCGGATGCCAAATCGCACCGTCCTACCTTGTTCTTCGGCCAGTTTGCGTACTTGTTGAATCTTTTGAGCCACTTGGGCTGGTGGTTCCCCCCAAGTGAGGTAGACGTCCACATGTTTGGCCGCCACTTTTAACGCCGCCGGAGAAGAACCGCCAAAGTACAGGGGGGGATACGGGGTTTGCACCGGCGGGAAAAGCAATTTGCCGCCCCGGATATCCAGATGTTGCCCCCGGAACTCTACCTCTTTGCCCTGCATCTCTTCCCGCCAGACAGTCAGGAACTCGTCGGTCAGTTCATAACGCGTATCGTGATCCAGGTGAATACCATCCCCCGCCAACTCGACAGGATCCCCCCCCGTCACCACGTTAACGAGCAAACGCCCCCCGGACAGACGGTCAAAGGTGGCAGCCATGCGCGCCGCTGCTGACGGGGACATGAGGCCAGGCCGAACCGCAACCAGAAAACGCATGCGCCGGGTGACGGACAACAGAGAAGAAGCCACTACCCACGCGTCTTCGCAGGAACGCCCCGTGGGCAGAAGTGCACCTTCGTATCCCAGGTGGTCCACCGCCTGGGCAAGTTGCTTCATATATGAATGGTCAACGGCACGCCCGCCCTTTGCGGTTCCCAGGTATCGGCTGTCTCCATGCGTGGGAATAAACCAAAAGATGTTCATCGTTTCTCCGTCCTTTCCTGTTTGGTTTTGACCCGATTACCGTTCCAGACCGCTTTTTCGACCTGAATTCTTTCGGGGATCAAACCCACTTGATAAAAGGCATCCGCGATCCGCTGCTGTTCCCGAATAATACTTTCGTCCATCGGTTGCAGCCCGTATTTCGATCGTGTAATGGCCTTCTTCACCGCCCCCACGTCCATCCCGATCTGTTTGGCGAGCAGTTTCGCCGTATCATCGGGATGTTGGTTGAACCAATCCGTTGTTTTTTTCACTTCATCCAAAATGATGCGGACGATATCTCCGTGTTCCTTGGCGTATGTTTCGGAAGCGAGTATGAATTCCCGGTTGGTCGTGTAACCGCGACCGTCAGTGATCGTTCGAGCACCCAATTCCTTCTCCGCCGCAGAATAATACGGATCCCAAATCACCCACGCATCCACGCTTTTTCTGGTAAAGGCCGCTCTGGCATCTGCCGGGGGGAGATAGACAGGTTGAATGTCTTTATACTCCAAACCCGCCTTGTTCAACACTTGCAACAACAGATCGTGCACATTTGAGCCTTTATTCAGTGCTACTTTCTTCCCTTTTAGATCCTTGACACTCTTGATCGTGGAATCTTTGGGCACCACGATGGCCTCGTTCTCTGGTTTGGGCGCTCCGGCACCGACATACACCAGTGGTGTCTTCGCTGCCTGAGCGAAAATCGGCGGTGTATTGCCCGTATGCCCGATATCGATACTGCCGACATTCATCGCCTCCAAGAGCTGCGGACCAGCAGGAAATTGGACCCACTCCACCTTGATTCCCTTTGATTTCAAACGCTTATCCAGGGTTCCGCGAGCTTTCAGGATGCTGAGGGTTCCGAACTTTTGGTAACCGATCCGCACCACCTTTCCATCGGCTTCAGATGCACCTGCATTGCAGCCCCCCAACACCCCTCCAGCCAGTAAGGAAATGGATAAAGCAATCACCATCGAGATAAGCCGTTTCCGTTTGAAAAAACCCAGCATTTCCTATCACCTCGTTCGCATGATAAGCAAAAAAGGCCCCACTCTCCCCGATTTCAGGAGAATGGAGCCTCCGGTTGACCGGTCGGCCTGATGATCATTCATGCATTCGTTACTGCTGTTGCTGTCCTTTCCCCGATCGGCTTGCTGTTCGGGAAGACTTTTCCAGAGATATACGATATTTCTCGGTTCTGTCGATCTGAACGATCTGTGAGTCGTGGACGGTGATCACCACGGAGCCGTATTGCATTCCTTCCAACGCTTTGAGAATGCGCTCAATCTGTTCGGAAGACGGATTCATCTGGAATGAAGCCTCCTTTCCGGGAGTCGCACGAAGATTGCGTAAAATGGTCACTCTTTTGATCCACGGATGAAACGGCGAATGACATTGCCCGACTTTATTCCGACAGGGATACCCATTTTTGTCCCACCCTCCGCAACACGACCAACAGAATGCTACCCGCCCACAACAGGCTCAAAGCACCGTAGATGGCGGTATGCCAAGTAGAAGGAATCCAGTCAAGAGTCTTCAACAAGGTTTTGGCATTGGTGATGATGATCAATCCCCCGACCAAGACGCCCAACAGGTGGGAGGGAATGATTCGAACCAGCCAAGCGGCAATGGGAGCGGCGAA
This window encodes:
- a CDS encoding sulfonate ABC transporter substrate-binding protein; amino-acid sequence: MLGFFKRKRLISMVIALSISLLAGGVLGGCNAGASEADGKVVRIGYQKFGTLSILKARGTLDKRLKSKGIKVEWVQFPAGPQLLEAMNVGSIDIGHTGNTPPIFAQAAKTPLVYVGAGAPKPENEAIVVPKDSTIKSVKDLKGKKVALNKGSNVHDLLLQVLNKAGLEYKDIQPVYLPPADARAAFTRKSVDAWVIWDPYYSAAEKELGARTITDGRGYTTNREFILASETYAKEHGDIVRIILDEVKKTTDWFNQHPDDTAKLLAKQIGMDVGAVKKAITRSKYGLQPMDESIIREQQRIADAFYQVGLIPERIQVEKAVWNGNRVKTKQERTEKR
- a CDS encoding YezD family protein → MNPSSEQIERILKALEGMQYGSVVITVHDSQIVQIDRTEKYRISLEKSSRTASRSGKGQQQQ
- the ssuD gene encoding FMNH2-dependent alkanesulfonate monooxygenase is translated as MNIFWFIPTHGDSRYLGTAKGGRAVDHSYMKQLAQAVDHLGYEGALLPTGRSCEDAWVVASSLLSVTRRMRFLVAVRPGLMSPSAAARMAATFDRLSGGRLLVNVVTGGDPVELAGDGIHLDHDTRYELTDEFLTVWREEMQGKEVEFRGQHLDIRGGKLLFPPVQTPYPPLYFGGSSPAALKVAAKHVDVYLTWGEPPAQVAQKIQQVRKLAEEQGRTVRFGIRLHVIVRETEQEAWDAANRLIRYVDDEVIQTSKRVLSRYDSVGQQRMSQLNGFTRKDLEVSPNLWAGVGLVRGGAGTALVGDPRTVAERMREYAALGIDTFILSGYPHLEEAYRVAELLFPELPIQNIPSAPKQHILSPFGEIVANDHFPKKRKGVFADDQRLSTAQNG
- a CDS encoding ABC transporter permease subunit; its protein translation is MISGFPLRKTVKPLIPWSVPIVLVIVWQWLGDIGWISTRTLPQPTDVVLAAIHLTESGELFRYIGDSTSRALWGLAIGGSIGLVFGFLNGLFPVAERLLDTTVQMLRNIPHLALIPLAILWFGIGEEVKLFLVAMGVFFPIYLNTFHGIRSVDPGLVEMGKVYGLRGWMLFRKVMLPGAMPSILVGLRYSLGIMWLTLIVAETVSSDTGIGYMAMNAREFMQMDVVVLSILLYALLGKLADVLAKGLERRCLRWRISR